A genomic stretch from Lathyrus oleraceus cultivar Zhongwan6 chromosome 2, CAAS_Psat_ZW6_1.0, whole genome shotgun sequence includes:
- the LOC127118008 gene encoding protein ACCELERATED CELL DEATH 6 isoform X2 translates to MPYDWTMSEPLDEKELEIETEPSEVTHVNEKCCKFDNQINLISEAYHLVYGGPKNLLDESCNLTEIETPMQNSVLHIAAWNGNDEIVTLLIERAPKLLFKLNKNKDSVLHVAARNGRISTIKKLFEGYTNFERHDIKIAWFNYNQNESLEDAYDDKSNMKDLLKFVKLENGEGNTMFHEIMFCDKRNIVGNMIFKVCEEYKTEDCSGKSLSNSCYEYVTDIVNHEKKTVLYLAVENGNTDVVEVILEKCGRNDNTRMGLSPLIAAIMIHNQEILRMIIKNKPTWIHSMDKHDRFPLHYAASIGYLDGVDLLLGLCKCCTIQRDKYGYFPIHLASYGDHVEVVNKLLQYCPDPTEMLDTSHERNILHIAAKHGKYEHLSWTALKSAGAKQSSRKGRPTIESKQRKNDESKDKNLNHVKENQQSEKESKEKEKASEIYKDRLENLTIVSTLIVTTSVAACLAVPGEAEGEAHNLKHAMFQFFIIFITISLFSSISATVILFWATLGLNELVTFTLKIVMPLLGIALISLSLAFMAGLYTVISKLYWLANVFLIMTVIFIIIVVFLYILLFLPSSSTIKPMRYISHYPFVFLASRTKSKNHQDINPWG, encoded by the exons ATGCCGTACGATTGGACTATGAGTGAACCATTGGATGAAAAGGAATTGGAAATTGAAACAGAACCCTCTGAAGTGACTCATGTCAATGAAAAATGTTGCAAATTTGATAATCAAATTAATTTGATTAGTGAAGCATATCACTTGGTATATGGAGGTCCAAAGAATTTGTTAGATGAATCTTGTAATCTAACTGAAATTGAGACCCCTATGCAAAACAGTGTGCTACATATTGCAGCTTGGAATGGCAATGATGAGATTGTTACTCTTTTAATTGAACGTGCTCCAAAACTTTTGTTCAAATTGAACAAAAACAAGGATAGTGTATTACATGTTGCTGCAAGAAATGGACGCATCTCAACCATTAAAAAGCTATTTGAAGGTTATACTAATTTTGAACGGCATGATATAAAAATAGCATGGTTTAATTACAATCAAAATGAAAGTTTGGAAGATGCTTATGATGACAAGTCCAACATGAAGGATCTATTAAAATTTGTGAAACTAGAGAATGGTGAAGGCAACACTATGTTTCATGAGATAATGTTTTGTGACAAGAGAAATATTGTTGGGAATATGATTTTCAAAGTTTGTGAAGAATATAAAACTGAAGATTGCTCTGGGAAATCATTGTCAAATAGTTGTTATGAATATGTGACAGATATTGTTAATCATGAAAAGAAAACAGTACTTTATCTTGCAGTCGAAAATGGAAACACAGATGTTGTTGAAGTAATATTAGAAAAGTGTGGAAGGAATGATAATACGAGAATGGGATTATCACCTTTGATAGCAGCAATAATGATTCATAATCAAG AAATATTGAGGATGATAATAAAAAACAAGCCAACTTGGATCCATTCAATGGATAAACATGATAGGTTTCCTCTTCATTATGCTGCATCTATAGGTTACCTTGACGGTGTTGATTTATTACTTGGATTATGTAAATGTTGCACAATTCAAAGAGATAAATATGGCTATTTTCCAATTCATCTAGCATCTTACGGAGACCATGTGGAAGTAGTAAACAAGTTGTTACAATATTGTCCAGATCCAACAGAGATGCTTGACACTTCACATGAGCGTAATATTCTTCACATTGCAGCAAAGCATGGAAAATATGAG CATCTTTCATGGACCGCACTCAAATCTGCGGgagcaaagcaaagttcaaggAAAGGTAGACCCACTATTGAATCTAAACAAAGAAAGAATGATGAAAGTAAAGACAAAAACTTAAACCATGTTAAAGAAAACCAACAAAGTGAGAAAGAGagtaaagaaaaagaaaaagcttCAGAAATATATAAGGACAGATTAGAAAACCTCACAATTGTTTCAACCCTTATAGTCACAACATCAGTAGCAGCATGTTTAGCCGTTCCAGGTGAAGCAGAAGGAGAAGCGCATAACTTAAAACATGCAATGTTTCAGTTTTTTATCATCTTCATCACAATATCATTGTTCAGTTCTATTAGTGCTACAGTCATACTCTTTTGGGCAACACTTGGATTAAATGAATTGGTGACTTTCACTCTCAAGATTGTGATGCCACTTCTTGGAATCGCTCTCATTTCATTATCTTTGGCTTTCATGGCTGGTCTATACACTGTCATCAGTAAACTTTATTGGTTGGCCAATGTGTTTTTGATTATGACAGTGATATTTATTATCATTGTCGTTTTTCTATACATACTCCTTTTCCTTCCATCATCATCAACTATAAAGCCTATGCGATACATTTCACACTACCCTTTTGTTTTTTTAGCCTCGCGTACTAAGAGTAAAAATCATCAAGACATTAATCCTTGGGGGTAG
- the LOC127118008 gene encoding protein ACCELERATED CELL DEATH 6 isoform X1, translating to MPYDWTMSEPLDEKELEIETEPSEVTHVNEKCCKFDNQINLISEAYHLVYGGPKNLLDESCNLTEIETPMQNSVLHIAAWNGNDEIVTLLIERAPKLLFKLNKNKDSVLHVAARNGRISTIKKLFEGYTNFERHDIKIAWFNYNQNESLEDAYDDKSNMKDLLKFVKLENGEGNTMFHEIMFCDKRNIVGNMIFKVCEEYKTEDCSGKSLSNSCYEYVTDIVNHEKKTVLYLAVENGNTDVVEVILEKCGRNDNTRMGLSPLIAAIMIHNQEILRMIIKNKPTWIHSMDKHDRFPLHYAASIGYLDGVDLLLGLCKCCTIQRDKYGYFPIHLASYGDHVEVVNKLLQYCPDPTEMLDTSHERNILHIAAKHGKYEVVRYILESEIPQHHKLINQKDKNGDTALHLAARSLHPTIVYYLVNQNNKRVDLDLVNKNNETALDIVSSHYELDKSSLRQHLSWTALKSAGAKQSSRKGRPTIESKQRKNDESKDKNLNHVKENQQSEKESKEKEKASEIYKDRLENLTIVSTLIVTTSVAACLAVPGEAEGEAHNLKHAMFQFFIIFITISLFSSISATVILFWATLGLNELVTFTLKIVMPLLGIALISLSLAFMAGLYTVISKLYWLANVFLIMTVIFIIIVVFLYILLFLPSSSTIKPMRYISHYPFVFLASRTKSKNHQDINPWG from the exons ATGCCGTACGATTGGACTATGAGTGAACCATTGGATGAAAAGGAATTGGAAATTGAAACAGAACCCTCTGAAGTGACTCATGTCAATGAAAAATGTTGCAAATTTGATAATCAAATTAATTTGATTAGTGAAGCATATCACTTGGTATATGGAGGTCCAAAGAATTTGTTAGATGAATCTTGTAATCTAACTGAAATTGAGACCCCTATGCAAAACAGTGTGCTACATATTGCAGCTTGGAATGGCAATGATGAGATTGTTACTCTTTTAATTGAACGTGCTCCAAAACTTTTGTTCAAATTGAACAAAAACAAGGATAGTGTATTACATGTTGCTGCAAGAAATGGACGCATCTCAACCATTAAAAAGCTATTTGAAGGTTATACTAATTTTGAACGGCATGATATAAAAATAGCATGGTTTAATTACAATCAAAATGAAAGTTTGGAAGATGCTTATGATGACAAGTCCAACATGAAGGATCTATTAAAATTTGTGAAACTAGAGAATGGTGAAGGCAACACTATGTTTCATGAGATAATGTTTTGTGACAAGAGAAATATTGTTGGGAATATGATTTTCAAAGTTTGTGAAGAATATAAAACTGAAGATTGCTCTGGGAAATCATTGTCAAATAGTTGTTATGAATATGTGACAGATATTGTTAATCATGAAAAGAAAACAGTACTTTATCTTGCAGTCGAAAATGGAAACACAGATGTTGTTGAAGTAATATTAGAAAAGTGTGGAAGGAATGATAATACGAGAATGGGATTATCACCTTTGATAGCAGCAATAATGATTCATAATCAAG AAATATTGAGGATGATAATAAAAAACAAGCCAACTTGGATCCATTCAATGGATAAACATGATAGGTTTCCTCTTCATTATGCTGCATCTATAGGTTACCTTGACGGTGTTGATTTATTACTTGGATTATGTAAATGTTGCACAATTCAAAGAGATAAATATGGCTATTTTCCAATTCATCTAGCATCTTACGGAGACCATGTGGAAGTAGTAAACAAGTTGTTACAATATTGTCCAGATCCAACAGAGATGCTTGACACTTCACATGAGCGTAATATTCTTCACATTGCAGCAAAGCATGGAAAATATGAGGTAGTACGCTACATATTAGAAAGTGAAATTCCTCAACATCATAAGCTAATAAATCAAAAAGATAAAAATGGAGATACCGCTTTGCATTTGGCCGCAAGATCATTGCATCCCACAATTGTATACTACTTAGTTAACCAAAATAACAAAAGGGTGGATCTTGATTTGGTTAACAAAAACAATGAAACGGCTCTTGACATTGTTAGTTCACATTACGAGCTTGATAAATCATCTTTGAGACAG CATCTTTCATGGACCGCACTCAAATCTGCGGgagcaaagcaaagttcaaggAAAGGTAGACCCACTATTGAATCTAAACAAAGAAAGAATGATGAAAGTAAAGACAAAAACTTAAACCATGTTAAAGAAAACCAACAAAGTGAGAAAGAGagtaaagaaaaagaaaaagcttCAGAAATATATAAGGACAGATTAGAAAACCTCACAATTGTTTCAACCCTTATAGTCACAACATCAGTAGCAGCATGTTTAGCCGTTCCAGGTGAAGCAGAAGGAGAAGCGCATAACTTAAAACATGCAATGTTTCAGTTTTTTATCATCTTCATCACAATATCATTGTTCAGTTCTATTAGTGCTACAGTCATACTCTTTTGGGCAACACTTGGATTAAATGAATTGGTGACTTTCACTCTCAAGATTGTGATGCCACTTCTTGGAATCGCTCTCATTTCATTATCTTTGGCTTTCATGGCTGGTCTATACACTGTCATCAGTAAACTTTATTGGTTGGCCAATGTGTTTTTGATTATGACAGTGATATTTATTATCATTGTCGTTTTTCTATACATACTCCTTTTCCTTCCATCATCATCAACTATAAAGCCTATGCGATACATTTCACACTACCCTTTTGTTTTTTTAGCCTCGCGTACTAAGAGTAAAAATCATCAAGACATTAATCCTTGGGGGTAG